TCGAAGGCAAGGCCCACATGGCCACCCTCGCCGCGCCGCTGATCGACAAAGTCCCGGGCGCCAACCTGCGCATCTTGATGCGCCAGCGCCTGAGCGAAATTACCGGGCTAAGTGGTGAAGCCGTGAGCCAACTCGTGCAAAGCACGCCTCACCCTCAGGAAGCGCCACCCGCTTACGATCCGGGCATCGATTACGACGCCATGCCGGATTACAGCGACTACCATCAGCCGCAGGCACAAGAGATGTACGCGCCGCAGCAGGAATGGACGCCGAAAAAGCCTGGCGCAGGCGGCAAGAAATGGGACAAGAAGCCGTGGGACAAGAACGGCAAACGTGGCGGCGATCGCGATCAACCGCGCGCGCCACGGGTGCCGGCCGCTGTAGAGCCGCCCACCCTGGCCGCCTTGCGCACGCTACTGCATCACCCGCAACTGGCTGAAAAAGTCGAGGACGCCGGGCACTTCGCTGCCGAGGACCATACCAACACGCAACTGTTGGTCGCCTTGCTCGAAGCCGTACAGAAGAATCCCAAGCTAAACTCATTTCAACTGATTGCGCGTTGGCACGGCACCGAACAAGGCCGATTGCTCAAAGCGCTGGCAGAAAAGGAATGGCTGATTGATGGAGATAACCTTGAACAACAGTTTTTCGACACCATTACTAGCTTGTCAGCCCGCCAACGCGAGCGAAACCTGGAACAACTTCTTCGAAAAGCACGTCAAAGTGAATTGAGCACCGAAGAGAAAAATCAACTGCGCGACCTTTTAAGTCGCAATGTTTCCGCATCAAGCCCGACCTCAACTGGCGCGTGAGGTCATAGCTCAGGTATAATCCTCGGCTTGTTTTTTGCCCGCCAAGACCTTCAGTGGATAGGGTGTTATGTCCGGAAAAGCGCAACAGCAGTCTCGTATCAAAGAGTTGATCACACTTGGTCGTGAGCAGGGCTACCTGACTTACGCGGAGGTCAACGACCACCTGCCGGAGGATATTTCAGATCCGGAACAGGTGGAAGACATCATCCGCATGATTAATGACATGGGGATCAACGTATTCGAGGTTGCGCCAGATAAGGATTCCCTTATGCTGGCCGACGCCGATACTGACGAAGCCGCGGCCGAAGAGGCAGCAGCAGCGTTGGCAGCGGTCGAGACCGACATTGGTCGCACCACCGACCCAGTGCGCATGTACATGCGTGAAATGGGTACGGTAGAGCTCCTCACACGTGAAGGCGAAATCGAAATCGCCAAACGTATTGAAGAGGGCATCCGCGAAGTGATGGGCGCAATCGCGCACTTCCCTGGCACGGTTGACCATATTCTCTCCGAGTACACTCGCGTCACCACCGAAGGTGGCCGCCTGTCCGACGTCCTGAGCGGTTATATCGACCCGGACGACGGCATTGCGCCGCCTGCAGCCGAAGTGCCACCACCTGTCGACCCGAAAGCCGTGAAAGCGGATGACGAAACCGACGACGATGACGCCGAAGCGACTGATGACGAAGAAGAAGCCGAAAGCGGTCCGGATCCGGTCATCGCCGCACAGCGCTTTGGCGCTGTCGCCGATCAGATGGAAATCACCCGCAAGGCCCTGAAAAAGCACGGTCGTGGCAACAAGCTGGCAATCGCCGAGCTGATCGCCCTGGCTGAGCTGTTCATGCCGATCAAACTGGTGCCGAAGCAATTCGAAGGCCTGGTCGAGCGTGTTCGCAGTGCCCTGGATCGTCTGCGTCAACAAGAGCGCGCGATCATGCAACTGTGCGTTCGTGATGCTCGTATGCCGCGTGCCGACTTCCTGCGCCAGTTCCCGGGCAACGAAGTCGACGAAAGCTGGACCGATGCACTGGCCAAAGGCAAAAGCAAATACGCTGAAGCCATTGGTCGCCTGCAACCGGACATCATTCGTTGCCAGCAGAAGCTGACCGCGCTGGAAACCGAAACCGGTTTGACGATCGCCGAGATCAAGGACATCAACCGTCGCATGTCGATCGGTGAGGCCAAGGCCCGCCGCGCGAAGAAAGAGATGGTTGAAGCGAACTTGCGTCTGGTGATCTCCATCGCCAAGAAGTACACCAACCGTGGTTTGCAGTTCCTCGATCTGATCCAGGAAGGCAACATCGGTCTGATGAAAGCGGTAGACAAGTTCGAATACCGCCGCGGCTACAAATTCTCGACTTATGCCACCTGGTGGATCCGTCAGGCGATCACTCGCTCGATCGCCGACCAGGCCCGCACCATCCGTATTCCGGTGCACATGATCGAGACGATCAACAAGCTCAACCGTATTTCCCGGCAGATGCTGCAGGAAATGGGTCGCGAACCGACCCCGGAAGAGCTGGGCGAACGCATGGAAATGCCTGAGGACAAGATCCGCAAGGTATTGAAGATCGCTAAAGAGCCGATCTCCATGGAAACCCCGATCGGTGATGACGAAGATTCTCATCTGGGTGACTTCATCGAAGACTCGACCATGCAGTCGCCAATCGATGTCGCCACTGTTGAGAGCCTTAAAGAAGCGACTCGCGAAGTCCTGTCCGGCCTCACTGCCCGTGAAGCCAAGGTTCTGCGCATGCGCTTCGGTATCGACATGAATACCGACCACACCCTCGAAGAGGTTGGTAAGCAGTTCGACGTGACCCGTGAACGGATTCGTCAGATCGAAGCCAAGGCGCTGCGCAAGCTGCGCCACCCGACGAGAAGCGAGCATTTGCGCTCCTTCCTCGACGAGTGATCACAGAACCCCCGGCCCAGGCCGGGGGTTTTGCTTTATGCAGATTAAATGCCCCGTACATCCCCCCCGCCGCATAGCCCGTCTACACTCGAAACATTCCCCCAAGCCGTAACGAGACCGTTATGCCCAGATGGCCGACCGTGCTTTTTTTGCTGTCGCTGATGACCTGGACCGCAACGGCTGGCGCGTTGACTCTTACCGACGAAGAACGTAGCTGGCTGACGGCTCACCCGGAATTGCGCCTGGGCGTTGACGCGTCCTGGCCGCCGTTTGAGTTTCGCGACGAACATGGGCGTTATCAAGGCCTGGCAGCAGACTACATCAACGTCATCCGTCAACGGCTGGCCATCAAACTCACGCCCATTGAGCCGGTCAGCTGGACCGAAGTCTTGCAGCAGGCCAAACAAGGCAAGCTAGACATCTTGCCGGGCATCATGTCGACTCCCGAACGCCAGACGTATCTGTCGTTCACCCGCCCCTATCTCGACTTTCCGATAGTTATTCTGGCTCACGTCGGAGGCCCCCAACCGCGCAAACTCGAAGACCTGTACGGGCTGAAGATCGCCGTGGTGGAAAACTATGCCCCCCACGAACTGTTGCGTAGCCACCATCCCGACTTGAATCTGGTGGCGATGCCCAACGTCAGCTCGGCGCTGCAGGCGCTCGCCACCGACGCCGTGGACGCCGTAGTGGGCGATCTTGCCTCCAGTGTCTGGAGCCTGCGCCAGCTCAAGCTCGACGGGCTCTATGTCAGCGGTGAAACACCCTATCGCTACCAATTGGCGATGGCCGTTCCTCCGAACAACAAGCTGCTGGTCAGCATCCTGGACAAAGTCCTGGCAGACATGACCCCGAGTGAAATCAGTGCCATCCAGGAACACTGGATCGGTAACGTCCTGGACCATCGAACCTTCTGGCTCGACGTGCTGAGTTACGGCCTGCCAGGATTACTGTTTCTCATGATCGTGCTGGCAGTGGTTATCCGGATCAACCGCCGTCTCAGCTCTGAAATTGCCCGTCGGGTCGCTCTGGAACAGGAGCTGCGCAGCAGCGAATACCATTACCGCGGGCTGGTGGAGAGCCTTTCAGCCATTGCTTGGGAAGCACGGATCAGCGACTACACCTACAGCTACGTGTCACCTCATGCCCAGGATCTCCTTGGTTATCCCCTGCCCCATTGGCTGATTCCGGGCTTCTGGCGCAACATCATTCACCCCGCGGATCTGACCCGCGCCCAGACCTTCTGCGACCGTGAAGTGGCGGCCGGGCGCGATCACAGCGTCGATTATCGGGTCATCACCGCTGACGGCCGTTGCCTGTGGGTCCGCGACATCGTCAGCCTGATCGAGCACGCCCATGAACCGGTACTGCGCGGACTGATGATCGACATCAGCGAAGCCAAGCGCACTGAAGAGGCGCTGCGCCTGTCGGAGCAGAAGTTCGCTTCAGTGTTCCAGCAATGCCCGGATATTCTGGTGATCGCGCGGCTTTCCGACGGTTGTCTGCTGGAGGTCAACGAAGCGTTCGAAGAACAGATCGGCCTCAAGGCCGAAGACGTCATAGGCCAGACCGCCACCGACCTGAACATCTGGGGCGTACCCGGCGTGGGGCCGGGTTTATTGCAACGGTTGCAGGCCGGCAGCATCCGCAATCTGGAGATGCCCTTTCGCCGCAGCAATGGCCAGGTGTTTACCGGCCTGATTTCTGCCGAGCCTTTCGACCTCGATACGACCCCGGCCCTGGTGGTCGTCGTGCGGGATATCAGTCAACTCAAGGAAACCCAACAACAGCTGCAAACCTCCGAGGAGAAATTCGCCAAGGCCTTTCATGCCTCTCCCGACGGCTTGCTCCTGTCCCGGCAGAGCGACGGCTTGTTGCTGGAAGTGAACGAAGGCTTCAGCCGTATTACCGGCTTCAACAGCGCGATGTCCGTGGATCGCTCGGCCCTGGACCTGGGGATCTGGGTCAATCTCAACGAGCGCAAACAGATGCTCGAACTGTTGCACCGGGACGGTTTCGTCCGCGACTTCAGTTGCCACATTCGCCGCAAAGACGGGCAGATCCGGCTCTGCGAGGTTTCAAGCCGGCCGTTGCCCATTGGCGATGAAGATTGCATGCTGACCATTGCCCGGGACATTACCGAGCGACATCTGATGCAGGAGAAACTGCAACAGGCCGCCACGGTGTTCGAGAGCACTGCCGAAGGCGTATTGATCACCGACACCCAACAGCACATCAGCGCGGTCAATCGTGCCTTCACCGAAATTACCGGCTACAGCGAGAGCGAAGCGCTGGGCCACACCCCTCGCCTGCTCGCCTCGGGCCTGCATGACAGCGCATTTTATGCGGCGATGTGGCATCAATTGACCGCCGACGGTCATTGGCAAGGCGAGATCTCCAACCGGCGCAAGAATGGCGAGCTCTACCCGAGCTGGCTGACCATCAGTGCGGTGCGCAACCGAGACAAACTCATCACCCACTTTGTTGCGGTGTTCGCAGACATTTCCAGCCTCAAACACGCGCAAGCCAAACTCGACTACCAGGCGCACCACGACCCGTTGACGGGCCTGCCAAACCGCACGCTGTTCGAGAGTCGGCTGTTGACGGCACTGAACAGCCAGCAGGAAAACGGTGGCCAAGGCGCGGTGCTGTTCCTCGACCTGGACCGTTTCAAACACATCAACGACAGCCTCGGCCACCCGGTTGGCGACCTGCTGCTCAAAGGCATTGCCGTGCGCCTCAAGGAGCAACTGCGCGATATCGATACCGTAGCGCGGCTGGGTGGCGACGAATTCATCATCCTGCTCCCTGGCCTGCAACAATCCAGCGATGCCGACAACATTGCCACCAAGCTGCTCAATTGCTTCGCCGCCCCTTTCCAGGCCGGCGAGCACGAGTTTTTCATCAGCGCCAGCATCGGCACCAGCCTGTACCCCAAGGACGGCTGCGACGTTGCCACACTGGTCAAGAACGCCGATGCCGCGATGTATCGCTCCAAGGCCAAGGGCCGTAACCGGGTTGAAAGCTACACTCGCGACCTCACCGCCCAAGCCAGCGAGCGCGTGGCGCTGGAACATGAACTGCGGCGTGCCATCGAGCGCAATGAGCTGTTTTTGTACTACCAGCCCAAAATCAGTCTGGACGATCATCGAGTGGTCGGCGCCGAAGCGCTGATTCGCTGGCATCACCCCACCTTCGGCGATGTGCCTCCCGAGCACTTCATTCCCCTGGCCGAAGAAAACGGCATGATTCTGCAAATCGGCGACTGGGTACTTGAGACCGCCTGCCGACAGATGTACGAGTGGAATCAGGTCTATGAATGCCTGGGCCCACTCTCGGTCAATCTGGCCGGTGCTCAACTGCGCCAGCCGAACCTGCTCGGCCGGATCGAGCAATTGCTCAAAGACAACCACCTCAACCCCGGCTTCCTGCAACTGGAAATCACTGAAAACTTCATCATGAGCCAGGCCGAAGAGGCGCTGGCGGTGCTGCATCAACTCAAACGCCTGGGCGTGCAATTGGCAATCGACGATTTCGGCACTGGCTATTCGTCCCTGAGCTACCTCAAACGCCTGCCACTGGACATCCTCAAGATCGACCAATCCTTCGTCCGCGGCCTGCCCGACGACCCACATGACGCGGCGATTGTTCGCGCAATCATCGCCCTGGGCCGCAGCATGCAATTCACCGTCATCGCCGAGGGCGTCGAAACCCAGGCGCAGCAGCAATTCCTGGCTGCGGAGGGCTGTGAACAGATCCAGGGTTACATCGTCAGCCTGCCCTTACCAGCGGACGAATTCGCCGCGACGTTTCTTCGTACAGCCATATTGGATTTTTCGGATAGCACAGCCGAGAAACCATCGCTATAATCCGCGACCTACTGAGGGCCTATAGCTCAGTTGGTTAGAGCAGGGGACTCATAATCCCTTGGTCGTAGGTTCGAGTCCTACTGGGCCCACCATACTCAAAGCCGCGCATTGCGCGGCTTTCGTGTTTCTGGTCGGCCACCGCTGATACAGTCCTATGGACACCGTCTCGATCCAGGACTAATGACCCCTTCGCTGTAAAGGCTTGCGTGATCCGTCTTAACTCGATTGGTGAACGCCCTTTCAGCCGGTGCAAGTTCGGGGAACTCAACCAGCAATGCCTTGTTACCCCTGGCGATGTGCTCCATCACCGCCATGGCGATGTTTTCACGCACCATCCCGACCGAGACGTAATACATGGCCCAGGCTTGTTCGGGCGTGCAGTGGCCGATCTGCTCCTCAATCTCCTTGTAGGCTTTGTATTCGTCCGACTCCAAGTAGCATTGGCAATCACCTTGGTACATGATTTTTCTCCTTCCCTAGAACCTTTGTGACAACCCCAAAGTAAGTCGGCTGATAAGGGCTGTCCCTGCACCCTACGTGATTACCAGTGCTCCAAATAAACGCGGGCTATTGCACGAAACGCACCAATTTCGCATATACAGAACCTTCCCATCAGGCGCCCTTCAGGAGTCCCGAACCGTTAGGCGCAGAGGGTATTGGTTGGCTTGAAAGAGTCCGCTTTATCCGTCTCCGAGCCCTGAAGGTCGAATTGATATAGTTTCACCTTTAATTTCTCTGCAATACCCCCCTCACATAAAGATCCTCATAGAACAATAAAAATGATAACCCAGTCAGATCACGTACCACTCTTCACTTTGGTCCAAACCCGAGTGCGGATTCGCTCCAACTTCAACGGCAGCGGCTCAAGTGGAACAAGTGCAGCAACGGTCTTTTTGTCTGGATAAATCCAAGGATTGTCGCGCAGTTTCTGCTCAACAAATTCCGTGGCATCTTTATTAGCGTTAGGGTACAACGTGTGATTTGAGCTCTTGGCAATAATTTCTGGTCGCAACATATAATTAATAAATGCCATGCCTTCCTTTGGGTGGGGGGCATCTTTTAACAGAACCAGATTTTCTGACCAAACCAGCGCTCCCTCGCGAGGAAGGCTGTATGCAATCTTGCGTCCAGTATTAGTCTTCTCGTTGATGGCCTGCGCAGCAAGGGCACCATTGGCCCATCCTACAACTGCACAAATATTGCCATCAGCCAGGTCAGAGTCGATTCTGGATGAGTCGAAATAGAGGACATAGGGACGGATCTTTAACAACAGGGCTTGAGCTTTCTGGTAATCATCCGGGTTCTTGCTGTTGCTAGGGAGCCCAAGGTAATGCAAGGCAATTGAAATGATCTCACTTGGAGAGTCGAGCATTGCCACACCGCACGACTTGAGTTTGCTGATGTTTTCTTCTTTGAAGATCAAGTCCCAGCTATTCACCGGAGCATTATCACCCAATGCCGCTTTGACTTTATCAACGTCATAGCCAATGCCGGTAGTGCCCCATAAATAGGGAACAGCGTAGCGATTACCAGGGTCATTGACCGCAAGCTGGGACAAGATCTCAGGATCGATGTGGGACAAATTACTCAGTTGATTACGATCCAACGGCTGAAGGACTCCCGCCTGAATCAGGCTTGGCAACACGTTGGAGGTAGCCACAACCACGTCGTACCCCGTGCGCCCAGCCATCACTTTACTCTGCATGATTTCGGCACTGTCGAACGCATCCATATGGATGCTGGTGCCGGTTTCCTGCTCAAACTCCTTTGGGGTCTCCGGCGCAAGAAGATCGAACCAGTTATACAGATACACCCCAGTCTCTACAGCCCCCACTGATGTGCTTATCCCTGCACAGAGAAGCGAGGCGGCAAAAAGGGTTCGCAAAGGTGATTTGCTCATACAACTATCCTTGTCAAGACGACATGCCTTCATGGCCATCGTGAATCCTGATCGTGAATATACCCGGCATTGACGAATAGTAAATACCTACGAATACTTACTCGCGACCCACGAATCCCTAACCCTAAAGGGGTAGAAAATGCCACTCGACCTTCATAGCCTGGCTTGGCACCGATCGATTGGAAAGCTGATCATGCAGTTGAACCGTCCAGAATTCTGGAACTCACTTATTCGTACGTTAAATGAATATGTGCAAATCGATAACTGGGTCGTATTAATATTTAGCAATCAGCAAGTGCAAGTTGTCAGCCTTCCTGAAGTAGCAGATACAGAAGAGATAGATGCATTCACTCATCGCTACGTGAAGGGGCTTTATATGCTGGATCCGTTTTATATTGCAAACCGGGAAAACCCACAGAGCGGTTTCTTTCATATGCTGGATATTGCGCCGGAGCACTTCCTTGAAACCGAGTATTATCATCAATACTTTGCACAGTACATCTCTGTAGATGAGGCGCAGTACAATGTACAGCTTGACTCCGATAGAACGCTATGCATTTCCTTTGGTAGTAACGTCCGCTTCAATCAAGAGCAAATAACAATCCTTAATATTATCAAACCATGGGTGACTGCATTAATGCATCAACGCATGAGTTTTGAGATTGACGTAGAAAAAGCCCCCCGAACCAACTCTGTGGCCAGAAACGATTCTCCAGCTTGGCACACAAATAACAACACGCGAAAAGGACGTTCTCAAATTATTACTTAGCGGCTTCTCTAATAAAGAGATAGCAGGAAAACTTTCCCTGTCGGCAGAAACGATAAAAGTTCACCGCCGAAACATTTACGCCAAATTAAACATCAAGTCACAACCCGAATTATTTGCTCGATTTTTTATGCCAAAACAGGATGTTTTCCCTGCAAATTGAAGTCAGCGCTTGGCACTTTTCAGGCCCAAACGCTCAACGACGGAATCGCCTGCACTTGCCGCAGTCGCTCAAGCATTTCACCCGTCAACACAACCTCATAGGTGTCCGCCGGACTGCCCCACTGCTCCACAATAGTCATGCCGTCTACTAGTAGCGCGCCCAATCCGGTAATCGTATCGGCCAATGCCTCTACGATTTGTTGAGTCCGCAGCCACACACGATCAGTAATCTCTTTAAGTTCGGCAGTTATGCGCTCGGGCGACGCTGGATCCGTATCCGGGTAGGAGATATTGCGCAGCAAGTGCCGTAACTCCCTTATTTTTGCGTAATCCTGTTCCGCTCCAAGTTCTCCATTCAGAATGGCTGTCGCTTTCGATTTATCGACGAGTTTCCTGGCTGAATGTTTTGCAGGTAATGCCTGACTCATAGCACCAGCAAAGAGGACGATCAGCCGACCTTCCAAATGTTCCTTCATGTCTTCTATCGAGAGAATTGACCGCGTCAAGGTAATGGAAGCCCCGGCCTGATGCCTCAAGTCCATGGTGACTTTCAGGGTCACATCACCCGTTTCAAAGCCCAAGGCTCGGGCAACTACGTAGTGCCCCATTTCGTGATTCGCAATCTGCAATGCATGTTCCCGTATAGCGGGAGGCATCTTCTTCATCATTTCCATCCCGTCACAGTCCTTAGTAGCGCATTCGACTACGAGTTACGACACCTGTCCATGCTATCGACCATTGTTTAGCCAACCTGGATCAGACAACGGCCACGAGCACCGCGCAGGATGTGCCTGTAACATGCCTGCCCATTGATCTGTGCCGCTGGAGACGACCTTTGCCTGACACCCGCCCGCCTGTTCTTGACGAAATCGACCGCCAATTGATCGCAGCCTTGCAGATCAATGCCCGCGAAAGCGTGGCCATGCTCGCCCGGCAACTGGGCATCGCCCGCACCACGGTGACGTCGCGTCTGGCGCGGCTGGAAAAGGCCAAGGTGATCACCGGATATGGTGTGCGCCTGGGGCAGCGCGTGGTGGATGGCGGATTGCAGGCGTATGTCGGGATTACGGTACAACCACGGTCCGGCAAGGAAGTGCTGCGGCGTCTCAGCGCCATGGCGCAGGTTCAGCAATTGTGTGCGGTGAGTGGCGAATTTGATTATGTGGCGTGGTTGCGCACCGATTCGCCGGAGCAGCTGGATCAGTTGCTGGATCAGATTGGCAGTGTGGATGGCGTGGAGAAGACGACGACTTCGATCATCTTGAGCAGCAAGATTGATCGGGGCCAGCCGGTTTGAGTTTCTGCCAATTGTCTTGGGTGTCTGGTCGGGCCCCTTCGCGGGCAAGCCTCGCTCCTACAGATTGATTTCGTCGCAATGCCGCGCTATATCGTCATAATGTATTAATGCAAATCAAAATGACGACACATTGCGTCTTATTAACGTGTTCTACGCTCTCTAGAATGGCTGCCATCTTTTCCTATACTCAGACGCGCACTCTGCGTCAGGTCGCCAGCAAGGTCAGCCATGAACAAGAACAATCGCCATCCTGCAGACGGTAAAAAACCGGTCACCGTTTTCGGCCCGGACTTTCCTTTCGCCTTCGACGACTGGATCGAGCACCCGGCCGGGCTGGGCAGTATTCCGGCGCACAATCACGGCGCCGAAGTGGCGATTGTCGGGGCTGGCATTGCAGGCCTGGTGGCCGCCTACGAATTGATGAAGCTGGGCCTCAAGCCTGTCGTCTACGAAGCCTCGAAGATGGGCGGCCGGCTGCGCTCCCAGGCCTTCAACGGCGCTGAAGGTATCATCGCCGAACTCGGCGGTATGCGTTTCCCAGTGTCGTCGACCGCGTTTTATCACTACGTCGACAAGCTCGGCCTGCAGACCAAACCCTTCCCCAACCCGCTGACGCCTGCGTCGGGCAGCACAGTAATCGATCTGGAAGGCAAAACTCATTACGCACAGAAACTGGCGGATCTTCCTGCACTGTTCCAGGAAGTCGCTGACGCCTGGGCCGATGCTCTTGAAGCCGGCTCGCAGTTCTCCGATATCCAGCAAGCGATCCGAGACCGCGATGTGCCGCGTCTCAAGGAACTGTGGAACACTCTGGTGCCGCTGTGGGACGACCGCACGTTCTATGATTTCGTCGCCACCTCCGAAGCCTTCGCCAAGCTCTCGTTCCATCATCGCGAAGTGTTCGGCCAGGTCGGTTTCGGCACCGGTGGCTGGGACTCGGACTTCCCCAACTCGATGCTCGAAATCTTCCGCGTGGTGATGACCAACTGCGACGATCACCAGCATCTGGTGGTCGGCGGCGTGGAACAAGTGCCGCTGGGCATCTGGCGCCATGTGCCGGAGCGTTGCGTGCATTGGCCTGAAGGCACCAGTCTCAGTTCGCTGCACAGCGGCGCGCCGCGCTCCGGCGTGAAAAAAATTGCCCATGCACCGAACGGGCGTTTTACCGTCACCGACAACTATGGCGACACCCGCGAGTACGCAGCAGTACTGACCACCTGCCAGAGCTGGCTACTGACCACCCAGATCGAATGCGACGAAAGCCTGTTCTCGCAAAAGATGTGGATGGCCCTGGACCGCACCCGCTACATGCAATCGTCGAAGACTTTCGTGATGGTCGATCGCCCATTCTGGAAGGACAAGGACCCGGAAACCGGCCGCGACCTGATGAGCATGACCCTCACCGATCGCCTGACTCGCGGCACTTACCTTTTCGACAACGGCGACGACAAACCAGGAGTGATTTGCCTGTCGTACTCGTGGATGAGCGACGCGCTGAAAATGCTCCCGCACCCGGTGGAAAAACGCGTGAAGCTGGCACTGGACGCGTTGAAGAAGATCTACCCGAAAGTCGACATCGCCGCGCGGATCATCGGCGATCCGATCACCGTGTCGTGGGAAGCCGACCCGCATTTCCTCGGGGCCTTCAAAGGTGCGCTGCCCGGCCACTACCGCTACAACCAGCGCATGTACGCGCACTTCATGCAGGACGAGATGCCGGCCGAGCAGCGCGGGATTTTCATCGCCGGCGATGACGTTTCGTGGACGCCGGCCTGGGTCGAAGGCGCGGTGCAGACGTCGCTTAACGCGGTGTGGGGGATCATGAAACACTTCGGCGGTGAAACTCACGCCGAAAACCCGGGTCCAGGAGATGTGTTCAACGAGATCGGGCCGATCGCCCTGCCCGAGTAAGAGGAATCCGAAATGCGCGTAGCCCTTTACCAATGCCCACCGCTGCCCCTGGACGTCGCAGGTAATCTGCAACGCCTGCATCAACTGGCGCTGGAGGCCAAGGGTGCGGACTTACTGGTGCTGCCGGAGATGTTCCTGACCGGCTACAACATCGGCACCGATGCGGTCAGCGTGCTGGCGGAGGTGCACAACGGTGAATCGGCGCAGCAAATCGCGCGCATTGCCAAGGCGACGGGAATCGCCATTTTGTATGGCTACCCGGAGCGCACCGAAGACGGGCAGAT
The Pseudomonas lini DNA segment above includes these coding regions:
- a CDS encoding flavin monoamine oxidase family protein; this encodes MNKNNRHPADGKKPVTVFGPDFPFAFDDWIEHPAGLGSIPAHNHGAEVAIVGAGIAGLVAAYELMKLGLKPVVYEASKMGGRLRSQAFNGAEGIIAELGGMRFPVSSTAFYHYVDKLGLQTKPFPNPLTPASGSTVIDLEGKTHYAQKLADLPALFQEVADAWADALEAGSQFSDIQQAIRDRDVPRLKELWNTLVPLWDDRTFYDFVATSEAFAKLSFHHREVFGQVGFGTGGWDSDFPNSMLEIFRVVMTNCDDHQHLVVGGVEQVPLGIWRHVPERCVHWPEGTSLSSLHSGAPRSGVKKIAHAPNGRFTVTDNYGDTREYAAVLTTCQSWLLTTQIECDESLFSQKMWMALDRTRYMQSSKTFVMVDRPFWKDKDPETGRDLMSMTLTDRLTRGTYLFDNGDDKPGVICLSYSWMSDALKMLPHPVEKRVKLALDALKKIYPKVDIAARIIGDPITVSWEADPHFLGAFKGALPGHYRYNQRMYAHFMQDEMPAEQRGIFIAGDDVSWTPAWVEGAVQTSLNAVWGIMKHFGGETHAENPGPGDVFNEIGPIALPE